From the Burkholderia sp. WP9 genome, the window CGCAGCCACGCGAGCGCGAGTCCCGCGCGAATCGCCGGCCAGGCCACCGGCAACATGACCCGGAAAAAGCGGCTGGCGGCGTGATGGCCAAGTGTCGCGGCCACGTCGTCGAGTACCGGATCGACGCCGGCGAACGCGGATTTGGCGGCGATGATCAGGAACGGCGCGGCGACGAAAATTTCTGCGAGCACGATGCCTGCGAACGAATCGGTCAGCATGCCGTGAGTCAATTGACCGACCCAGCTATACGGGCCGAGCAGAAACAGCAGCAGCACGCCGCTGGTGAGCGGCGGCAACGCCAGCGGCAACTGCACGAAAAAACCGAGCAGCGCCACCTTGCGCGAATTCGAGCGCGCCAGAAAATAGCCGAGCGGCACGCCGCCGAGCAAAATCGCGAGCGAGGCCACGCTCGCGCTCGCGGCCGAAACACCGACTGCGGACCACGTGGCGCGCCAGTCGACGTTTGCCCAATCCCCCGCGCCGAGCTGCGGCACACTCGCGATAAACGGAGCGCACAGATAGATGGCCAGCAGCGCGGCCAGCCATAGTAACGGACGCGCAGCGGTGCGTTTCACCGCGCTTACCGCGTGGCGGCGTCGATCACGGCTTGCAGCGAGGGCGGCATGGCCTGCAGGTTGCCGCTCACGGTCGGTTTGATGACGTCCACGCCATGCTGCTTCAGCAACTCGCGTCCTGTTGCGCTCAACAGGAAGTCGGCGAAGCTGCTCGCGCCTTCACGGTTCGGCGCGTCGCTGAGAATCGTCAACGTATAGCTGGCCTTGGCCTGCAATTCGGGCGCCGGTCGGAGCGCCGGAATCTTCAGGTCGGATGTTTCGGTGGAATAGAAAAAGCCGGTGTCGAGCTGGCCGGATTGCAGGCGGCCAACCAGCGTTTCCTCAGGCAAGACCTGCTCCGGGTTCTCCGCTGCGCCCAGCGTCTTTTGCACGAGGTCCGGCTGATGGTAGAGCTCGGCCGCCCTGTTCATCATCTCGACGGTGAATGCGCCTTTGGGGTCGAGCTTCGGATCGGTCCGGCCGATGCGGATGCCCGGCTCCTGCAGCACCTGGTCCCAGCGTTTGGTCTTGAACTGCGCGGCGAACCGGCTCTGCGGGTTATAGCCGATCATCAACGGCGATTCGGCGAAGTTCACATACCACGTAACGTGATCGCCATTCGCCGCGCCCATCAGACTGTCATTCACCTTGGGGCTCGCGCTGATAAACACGTCGCCGCGACGCAGCTTGCCCTTGATCTCGTTGGCGATCTTGTTCGAGCCCGCTGCGTAGCCGCGGAAATGCTGGCCGGTGGCCTTCTCGAATGCCGGGCCGATGCTGCGCTCCATCAGATTGACGAGCGAGCCGGCGTACAGCACGTTGACCGTGTTGTCCTGCGCCAACGCGGGCGTCGCGGCCACGATGCCGGTGACAGCCACGAGTGGGGCAACGAGAGAAGCGAACAGCTTGCGAATCATGCGACGACCCCGAAACGTTATAAAGAGCGCTATATTACGACGTCGGCGCGTTGCATGGCTTGCAGCCCCCACTGATTGCCTGGTTTGAGCGGCATCGCCGCCGGGTTGTCCGGGTTGTGAAGACTACGGACACTGTTTCCCAGGCCTCCGCTGACGGCTATCCGGCCAGGTGGCAGCACCAGGCGGTTCGTGTATGCTTTCGCGCATGGCCGACACCCCCAAAACCAAATCCGCACCCGCGGCAAAAAAAGCCGCGAAGGCGCGCCCCGAAGTGCGCTTCAGAATGCGCATTCGCAGCGCAGACGCGGTCGCTCTCGGGCCGGGCAAAGTCGACCTGCTCGAAGCCGTGCGCGAATTCGGCTCGATCTCGGCGGCGGCGCGCAGTCTCGGTATGTCGTACCGGCGCGCGTGGCTCCTGATCGACGAGCTGAACCGTTCGCTCAAGTCGCCTGCCACGCATTCGGAGCAGGGCGGGCAAAGCGGCGGCGGCTGCACGCTGACTTCCGTTGGCGAAACCATCATTCGCCTGTATCGCGACGTCGAAGTCGAGGCGCAGCGAAGTTGCGCGAAACAGATTGCCGAGCTGACCCGGTTGATCCGCTCCTGAACGGTTGAGTCTTTCAGGCGTTGCTAGCCGTGTCGCAGGCAAAAAGCCGAAGACGGCGGATTGGCGAGTCGCGCGAGATTCTCGGGGTTCAGGCGGCCCATCAATTCGACAAAGCTCGCCACGCTCGCCGTACGTAGCGGGCGATAGTCGATCTGGTGGCGCTCGCACACGCGCTTGAGCGTATTCATCGAATCATGATCGACGCAGTCAACCGGAAACACCACAAGATCCGCTCCCGGCAATGCCGCGGCAAGCAGGCCTTTGCGGTCTTCCACGCCGCCGTCGTGCACGACCAGATCGCCGCCGGCCGCTTCCACCAGCCGCTTGAGCGCGGCGTTGGAGCCTGGCCTTCCGCCCACATACACGATCCGTTTGCCGCGTACGCTGTCGAGGCTCGCCTCGCGCGCGCCCGGTCCGCTCGCTGCGTCGGCGGTCGCGTGCTCGAGGGCGTCGCATTCGCTCTGGACCAGCTTGAGCAGCGTCAGCGTTTGATCATAGCGTTTGCGTAGCGCGAGCGCCGCGTCCTGTTCCTGGAGCACCCGTTGCTCCGCGGCCTCGCGACGGTTCGTATGCAGCGCGACACGCTGATCGGCATCGGCCAGTTTGTCGCGTAGCCGGTGTATCTCGGCTTCGAGACCGGCGGTGTCGGCTGGTAACTGACGGGGTGTCCGTGCTGTGAGCCGGGCGATCTGCTCATGGAGCGCGGCAAGCGACGCGTCGTGTTGCAGGCTGAGTTCCTGCATGCGGCGCTGCTGCCGTTCGATTTTGTCTCTCAAGGCGGCGTTTTCCTCTTCGAGCGCGACCAGCCTGCGAATGTCCGCGCGATTGGCGGCGCCCACCAGATGCGACAGCATGTGCAAGTCGCCGAACGCCTTCTGGCGCACGGGCATGGTTGCATGGGGATGCGTCATCAACGCCCAATAGGCCGGTGGGATGTCGCCGCTTTTCAGCGCTTCATCCCAGCGATCGAGCAGGTCCGCGTCGTTCGTGGCCTTGTCGAAGCGGCGGATCGCGCCGGCATAGTGGTCGTCGAGCAGCTTGTGGAGCGCTTTGGCGGCCGCACCGCCTTCGATCGCGAGTTCGACCGCCGCGTGATGAATCTCCAGATCGCTCGCGTCGTGGCGATCGAGTCCCGTGAATTTGGGCACCAGCTTGCGCAATTCGTGCGTGCCGAGACACGTGCCGATGATCGAGCAATGCAGATGGCTGTCGAGTTCGCCGAGGCGCGCGCGCCGTTTGGTATTCGGGAGCGACACCTTGCCGGGCGTGCAGCACGGATCGGTGCCGCGCATGCCGGT encodes:
- a CDS encoding DUF2325 domain-containing protein — translated: MHTPPFRLAQPTRLKLSGDELAVTGMRGTDPCCTPGKVSLPNTKRRARLGELDSHLHCSIIGTCLGTHELRKLVPKFTGLDRHDASDLEIHHAAVELAIEGGAAAKALHKLLDDHYAGAIRRFDKATNDADLLDRWDEALKSGDIPPAYWALMTHPHATMPVRQKAFGDLHMLSHLVGAANRADIRRLVALEEENAALRDKIERQQRRMQELSLQHDASLAALHEQIARLTARTPRQLPADTAGLEAEIHRLRDKLADADQRVALHTNRREAAEQRVLQEQDAALALRKRYDQTLTLLKLVQSECDALEHATADAASGPGAREASLDSVRGKRIVYVGGRPGSNAALKRLVEAAGGDLVVHDGGVEDRKGLLAAALPGADLVVFPVDCVDHDSMNTLKRVCERHQIDYRPLRTASVASFVELMGRLNPENLARLANPPSSAFCLRHG
- a CDS encoding extracellular solute-binding protein, with amino-acid sequence MIRKLFASLVAPLVAVTGIVAATPALAQDNTVNVLYAGSLVNLMERSIGPAFEKATGQHFRGYAAGSNKIANEIKGKLRRGDVFISASPKVNDSLMGAANGDHVTWYVNFAESPLMIGYNPQSRFAAQFKTKRWDQVLQEPGIRIGRTDPKLDPKGAFTVEMMNRAAELYHQPDLVQKTLGAAENPEQVLPEETLVGRLQSGQLDTGFFYSTETSDLKIPALRPAPELQAKASYTLTILSDAPNREGASSFADFLLSATGRELLKQHGVDVIKPTVSGNLQAMPPSLQAVIDAATR
- a CDS encoding LysR family transcriptional regulator; its protein translation is MADTPKTKSAPAAKKAAKARPEVRFRMRIRSADAVALGPGKVDLLEAVREFGSISAAARSLGMSYRRAWLLIDELNRSLKSPATHSEQGGQSGGGCTLTSVGETIIRLYRDVEVEAQRSCAKQIAELTRLIRS